Proteins encoded within one genomic window of Companilactobacillus zhachilii:
- a CDS encoding SDR family oxidoreductase, translated as MKKQLVVVTGGSGFIAIHIILQLLEQGYAVRTTIRSQTKKEVVKEMLTNGGITDFSNLSLSLADLNSDANWEETMTGASYVIHVASPTPKLNFKNEAEMIRPAVDGVLRVLKAARDNGVKRVVLTSAYGAIFAGHKNRATPYTEKDWTNLNAENIHPYQKSKTMSEMAAWNFIKTEGQGLELAAVNPVGVMGPVLSAKYSHSNIQIQEMLEGKINALPKIDSGYVDVRDVASLHILAMTSAKANGERFLATTGETLSMMEVADILREAFPEYAKKLPTKLLPNFIVKTAAFFQPQLRMIASIVDEYAETSNEKAKLLLGWQPRSAKTAIIATAQSMIDLEIVK; from the coding sequence ATGAAAAAACAATTAGTTGTCGTAACAGGTGGTAGTGGATTCATAGCGATTCATATTATTTTGCAATTACTCGAACAGGGCTATGCGGTTAGAACAACCATCCGTTCTCAGACTAAAAAAGAAGTTGTTAAGGAAATGTTAACGAACGGTGGAATCACTGACTTTTCCAATTTATCACTTTCATTGGCTGATCTAAACTCTGATGCTAACTGGGAAGAGACAATGACCGGAGCAAGTTACGTGATTCATGTTGCTTCGCCAACGCCTAAGTTGAATTTTAAAAATGAAGCTGAAATGATTCGTCCTGCGGTTGATGGTGTTTTACGAGTTTTGAAAGCTGCTCGTGATAATGGTGTAAAACGTGTTGTTCTGACTTCGGCTTATGGTGCCATTTTTGCTGGCCATAAAAATCGAGCAACACCTTATACAGAAAAGGATTGGACTAATTTGAACGCTGAGAATATTCATCCATATCAAAAGTCTAAAACAATGTCAGAAATGGCTGCATGGAACTTCATTAAAACAGAAGGTCAAGGGTTAGAATTAGCAGCAGTCAATCCTGTGGGAGTCATGGGACCAGTCCTTTCTGCCAAGTATTCACATTCCAATATTCAAATTCAAGAAATGCTAGAAGGTAAAATTAACGCTTTACCTAAGATAGATTCTGGGTATGTGGATGTTCGAGATGTAGCAAGTTTACATATTTTGGCTATGACCTCTGCTAAGGCTAATGGTGAAAGATTTTTAGCGACAACAGGTGAAACTTTGTCCATGATGGAAGTAGCTGATATTTTAAGAGAGGCTTTTCCAGAGTATGCGAAAAAGTTGCCTACAAAATTGTTACCAAACTTTATTGTCAAAACGGCAGCATTTTTCCAACCCCAATTGCGAATGATAGCTTCAATCGTTGATGAATATGCTGAAACTAGTAATGAAAAGGCCAAGTTATTGTTGGGATGGCAACCACGTTCAGCTAAGACTGCCATCATTGCAACAGCGCAGTCGATGATTGACTTGGAGATTGTAAAATAG
- a CDS encoding TetR/AcrR family transcriptional regulator, with amino-acid sequence MAATDHSQQIKQDSQEYLITALLQLLQTTNLNDIKVTQVVKKAGVSRMAFYRNFETLEDVLIAYFKPKIDAEFKLVINRVPQNEKMTALGEFFSEISNTMALAVKRNYEFIIQNIFNENMTNFYDVVLNWNDFSPIQRKYWTRFMSAGVYAIWREWLVGGQKESLNDIHTLIADFQTATLKALENEKHR; translated from the coding sequence ATGGCAGCTACAGATCATTCCCAACAAATCAAACAGGATTCTCAAGAATATTTAATCACAGCATTATTACAACTACTACAAACAACCAACTTAAATGACATCAAGGTCACACAAGTGGTTAAAAAAGCGGGTGTAAGTCGTATGGCATTTTATCGCAACTTTGAAACCTTAGAAGACGTTTTAATTGCTTACTTCAAGCCCAAAATTGATGCTGAATTTAAACTAGTTATCAATCGAGTTCCCCAGAATGAAAAGATGACTGCTTTAGGAGAATTTTTTTCAGAAATATCAAATACAATGGCTCTAGCAGTTAAAAGAAATTACGAATTTATTATCCAAAATATTTTCAATGAGAATATGACGAATTTCTACGATGTAGTCCTGAATTGGAATGATTTTTCACCGATTCAACGTAAGTATTGGACTCGCTTTATGAGTGCTGGTGTCTATGCAATTTGGCGTGAGTGGCTCGTTGGCGGTCAAAAGGAATCACTTAATGATATCCATACTTTGATTGCCGATTTTCAAACTGCAACTTTAAAAGCTTTGGAAAATGAAAAACATAGATAG
- a CDS encoding GlsB/YeaQ/YmgE family stress response membrane protein, producing the protein MHWLWVLIVGAIIGAIAGAVTNNGKSMGWISNIVAGIIGSSFGEGILGSWGPKLAGMAVFPSLIGAIVLVAIVSFVVKKIT; encoded by the coding sequence ATGCATTGGTTATGGGTCTTAATTGTTGGCGCAATCATTGGAGCTATTGCAGGAGCAGTAACTAATAATGGTAAGTCAATGGGCTGGATCAGTAATATCGTTGCCGGGATCATTGGTTCAAGTTTTGGTGAAGGTATCTTAGGTTCATGGGGTCCGAAATTGGCCGGTATGGCAGTTTTCCCCTCACTGATTGGTGCAATTGTGTTGGTTGCAATTGTTTCATTTGTAGTAAAAAAGATAACGTAG
- a CDS encoding tRNA dihydrouridine synthase has protein sequence MTQSVYWNRIAEKAKKENRPFFSLAPMEAVTGSVFRRVVMKAAAPDVFYTEFTNALSITHPLAKETTKGRLYIDPEENPKPIVQLWGNSGEDFAKAAKEVAKQGYEAIDINTGCPDIAVIKNHSGSDLIRHFDTTKEIIEGARQGGLPVSVKTRIGYSEVEEFENWIPFLLKQQVPVLTVHVRTREEMSKVPAHYELIDQLVQMRDAYAPDTLLQINGDIADYQAGIKLAQEHPGVDGIMIGRGIFMNPYAFEKEPKEHSSHELLNLLRYQLDLYDEFVAKGIPGHFAPLQRFFKIYVRGMKGASAIRNDLMQTKTTDDARAIIDRIDPGE, from the coding sequence GTGACCCAGTCAGTTTACTGGAATCGCATCGCAGAGAAGGCTAAGAAAGAAAATCGTCCTTTCTTTAGTTTGGCACCAATGGAAGCTGTAACGGGTTCAGTTTTTCGTCGTGTCGTTATGAAAGCTGCTGCACCAGATGTTTTTTATACTGAATTTACTAACGCTTTGAGTATTACGCATCCTTTAGCCAAAGAAACAACTAAGGGACGCTTATATATTGACCCTGAAGAAAACCCCAAGCCAATCGTTCAATTGTGGGGTAACTCAGGTGAAGATTTTGCCAAGGCTGCTAAAGAGGTAGCTAAACAAGGTTATGAAGCCATTGATATCAATACTGGTTGTCCAGATATTGCGGTTATCAAGAATCATAGTGGTAGTGATTTGATTCGTCATTTTGATACAACTAAAGAGATTATTGAAGGCGCTCGCCAAGGTGGGTTACCAGTTAGTGTCAAGACTCGCATTGGTTATAGTGAAGTTGAGGAATTTGAAAATTGGATTCCTTTTCTTTTGAAACAACAAGTGCCAGTTTTGACCGTTCATGTTAGAACGCGTGAAGAAATGAGTAAAGTTCCAGCTCACTATGAATTAATTGATCAGCTGGTACAAATGCGTGATGCATATGCTCCAGATACGTTATTACAAATTAATGGTGATATTGCTGACTATCAAGCAGGGATCAAATTAGCGCAAGAACATCCTGGAGTAGATGGAATTATGATTGGCCGAGGAATTTTCATGAATCCCTATGCTTTTGAAAAAGAGCCAAAGGAACATTCTAGTCATGAGTTATTGAATCTTTTGCGTTATCAATTAGATCTTTATGATGAGTTTGTTGCTAAAGGGATTCCAGGTCATTTTGCGCCACTACAACGTTTCTTTAAGATCTACGTTCGAGGGATGAAGGGTGCTTCAGCTATTCGAAACGACTTGATGCAGACTAAGACAACTGATGATGCTAGAGCAATCATCGATCGTATTGACCCAGGTGAATAA
- a CDS encoding multidrug effflux MFS transporter gives MKNVRNTVPSILLIIVLVGFPQISESIFTPVLPQISQSMHVSAGTSQLTMSIYFIAFAIGVLFWGQLSDKIGRRLAMNLGIIVYLIGNVGLFISPTFHFLLVSRFIQAFGASVGSVVTQTIMRESFDGIEGAKVFSKVGAAMALSPAFGPLIGGLLETYLGYRNVFSALIVIATLVLIYSYSRLPETRDINSIQQVSLLKVTWRLLKDPVVWSYGILIGGINGILFGYYSEAPFIFINHFGYSSVRYGSLGMTLALASLLGAILVNFLVKYLRSETIAIIGLIFSCIAGLLLLISLQFDQAYLLIIGFFLIFLGLNTTLPITLNLALKGYEDVIGSASGIFSFGYYLIVSFLTYLVSFIHNGTIWSLPIFIFITSLIMLLVYLPIALKKQVAVEE, from the coding sequence ATGAAAAACGTCCGTAACACCGTACCATCAATCTTATTAATTATTGTTCTCGTGGGTTTTCCACAGATCAGTGAATCAATCTTTACCCCAGTTCTGCCACAAATCAGTCAAAGTATGCACGTATCTGCTGGAACATCCCAATTGACGATGAGCATTTACTTCATTGCTTTTGCTATCGGGGTCCTTTTCTGGGGACAATTATCAGACAAAATTGGTCGTCGTTTAGCGATGAACCTAGGAATTATTGTCTATCTAATCGGAAATGTTGGCTTATTTATTAGTCCAACGTTCCACTTTTTACTAGTATCACGCTTCATTCAGGCATTCGGAGCCAGTGTTGGTTCTGTTGTTACTCAAACAATTATGCGTGAAAGTTTCGACGGCATTGAGGGTGCCAAAGTTTTCTCCAAAGTGGGAGCAGCTATGGCTTTGTCACCTGCTTTTGGTCCTCTAATTGGGGGATTATTGGAAACTTACTTAGGCTATCGTAATGTCTTTAGTGCCTTAATTGTCATAGCCACATTGGTCTTGATTTATAGCTATTCCCGACTTCCAGAAACACGTGATATCAACAGTATTCAACAAGTTTCTCTACTAAAAGTAACTTGGCGCTTACTGAAAGATCCTGTCGTTTGGAGTTATGGCATTTTGATCGGTGGAATCAATGGTATTCTTTTCGGTTATTATTCCGAAGCACCATTCATTTTCATCAATCACTTTGGCTATTCGTCCGTTCGTTATGGTAGCCTAGGAATGACCTTAGCCTTGGCAAGTCTTCTTGGAGCTATCTTAGTTAACTTTCTCGTTAAATATTTAAGATCTGAAACAATCGCTATTATTGGCTTAATCTTTAGCTGTATCGCTGGTTTATTATTATTAATCAGCTTGCAATTCGATCAAGCCTACTTATTGATTATCGGTTTCTTCTTAATTTTCTTAGGTTTAAATACGACTTTACCAATAACTTTAAATTTAGCTTTGAAAGGTTATGAAGATGTTATCGGCAGTGCCAGTGGTATTTTTAGTTTTGGATATTATCTGATTGTTAGTTTCTTAACTTATCTTGTCAGCTTTATCCATAACGGTACTATCTGGTCATTACCAATATTTATCTTTATTACTAGCTTAATTATGTTACTTGTCTACTTGCCTATTGCGTTGAAAAAGCAGGTAGCAGTTGAAGAATAA
- a CDS encoding histidine phosphatase family protein gives MVELYIVRHGETDTNYQGKINGSATDLNLNETGKQQVNYLKEHLNINDFDEIYASPLKRAAQTAEILNQGVHKIQLDKRLREINYGSWDGLAADKVIDEHPDGFDENGYITEDYIKYAPDGESYPQVWERLQSFIDDMKNKGDEKIMVVCHGFVTRSFVKLVTETPNIEDLVEPANASVTKIRISNASHRTYLVYYGRLENL, from the coding sequence ATGGTTGAATTATACATTGTCAGACACGGTGAAACTGACACCAATTACCAAGGAAAAATTAATGGATCAGCAACTGACTTGAACTTAAACGAAACTGGTAAACAACAAGTTAACTACTTAAAAGAACATCTTAATATCAATGATTTCGATGAAATCTATGCTAGCCCATTAAAACGTGCAGCCCAAACGGCTGAAATTTTGAACCAAGGCGTTCATAAAATCCAGCTCGACAAACGTCTACGTGAAATCAACTACGGTTCTTGGGACGGACTTGCCGCTGATAAAGTAATCGATGAACATCCCGATGGTTTCGATGAAAACGGCTATATCACAGAAGATTATATTAAATACGCTCCAGATGGCGAGTCATACCCTCAAGTTTGGGAACGGCTTCAAAGTTTTATTGATGATATGAAAAATAAGGGTGATGAGAAAATCATGGTTGTCTGTCATGGCTTTGTAACTCGTTCTTTCGTCAAGTTAGTTACAGAGACACCAAATATTGAAGACTTAGTCGAACCTGCCAATGCCAGTGTCACAAAAATTCGGATTTCTAATGCTAGTCACCGCACATATTTGGTCTATTATGGACGCTTAGAAAACTTATAA
- a CDS encoding tRNA dihydrouridine synthase translates to MTESTFWPEIAAHAKAEHRPFFSMAPMEAVSNTVFRQVITKACPPDTFFSEFVYAKSITDPNTKFPTHGRLYVDPREKKRPVVQLWGNLTEDFESAATALKEQGFEAIDINMGCPDSTVIKNHGGSDLIRNHQWAQDVIAAAKTSGLAVSAKTRLGYSKVDEFKDWIPFLLEQNVDVLTIHLRTKMEMSKVPAHLEVIDDIIKMRDEIAPKTLIQINGDIPDYQAGLKLAQEHPGLDGIMIGRGVFANPFAFEKEPKTHSLDELLGLLQMQLNLFDDFSKLYDMPRFPSLKRFFKIYARPELGATDLRNAMMDTKSTDDVRKILAEKDKYLN, encoded by the coding sequence TTGACAGAATCAACTTTTTGGCCAGAAATTGCGGCACACGCTAAAGCAGAACACCGTCCATTCTTTTCCATGGCTCCCATGGAAGCTGTTAGTAACACCGTTTTTCGCCAAGTAATTACAAAAGCATGTCCACCAGACACCTTCTTCAGTGAATTTGTCTATGCAAAAAGCATCACTGATCCAAATACTAAATTCCCTACTCATGGTCGTCTTTATGTCGATCCACGTGAAAAAAAACGGCCTGTCGTTCAACTCTGGGGTAATCTTACAGAAGATTTTGAATCTGCCGCAACTGCCTTAAAAGAACAAGGCTTTGAAGCAATCGATATTAACATGGGTTGTCCTGATAGCACTGTCATCAAAAATCATGGTGGTAGTGACTTGATTCGTAATCATCAATGGGCACAAGATGTCATTGCAGCTGCGAAGACTTCGGGTCTGGCGGTCAGTGCTAAAACTCGTCTAGGATATAGTAAAGTTGACGAATTTAAAGATTGGATTCCTTTCTTATTAGAGCAAAACGTTGATGTTTTGACGATTCACCTACGGACAAAAATGGAAATGAGTAAAGTACCTGCCCACTTAGAAGTTATCGACGACATTATCAAAATGCGCGATGAGATTGCTCCGAAAACTTTGATTCAAATCAATGGTGATATCCCTGATTATCAAGCTGGTCTCAAATTAGCTCAAGAACACCCTGGACTCGATGGTATCATGATTGGTCGTGGCGTTTTCGCTAATCCATTTGCCTTTGAAAAAGAACCTAAAACTCATTCATTAGATGAATTACTCGGTTTACTCCAAATGCAATTGAACCTTTTCGATGATTTTTCAAAACTTTATGATATGCCAAGATTTCCATCACTCAAACGTTTCTTCAAAATCTACGCACGACCAGAACTTGGGGCAACTGATTTAAGAAATGCGATGATGGATACAAAATCAACTGATGATGTCCGTAAGATTCTAGCCGAAAAAGATAAATATCTAAATTAA
- a CDS encoding SemiSWEET family transporter produces MKGSYCLRKVSSEKVEKIGTVASAMSVLMYVSYIPQIMSNLSGSKGNPIQPLVAFINCTIWTAYGLLKKEKDWPIVWANVPGIFLGAATFITAIFNFS; encoded by the coding sequence ATGAAAGGAAGTTATTGTTTGCGGAAAGTTAGTTCAGAAAAAGTAGAGAAAATTGGGACAGTGGCAAGTGCAATGTCTGTGTTAATGTATGTTTCATACATTCCTCAGATAATGTCCAACCTATCGGGTTCAAAGGGGAACCCAATTCAACCACTAGTTGCCTTTATAAACTGCACGATTTGGACAGCATACGGATTACTCAAGAAAGAAAAAGATTGGCCTATCGTTTGGGCTAATGTTCCCGGAATATTTCTTGGTGCGGCCACATTTATCACCGCAATCTTTAATTTTAGTTAA
- the asnS gene encoding asparagine--tRNA ligase, which produces MQNVLVKDLYKKEFADGDQITVSGWIRTIRGSKRVGFIELNDGSFFKNVQVVMTSDMENYAEVVKFPISTTIKVVGELALTPKAQQPFEIHATEIVEEGPSDADYPLQKKAHSYEFMRTIAHLRPRTNTFYSVFRIRSLAAFAIHEYLQKNDFVYVHTPIITSSDAEGAGEMFQVTTLDMNNVPKTDEGKVDYNEDFFRKETNLTVSGQLEVEPFALAFRNVYTFGPTFRAENSHTGRHASEFWMIEPEMAFADLKDEMDCSEELLKYVINYVMDHAKEELDFLNENVDNTLIDRLKATAGEEFAHVTYTEAIDILEKATDVEFEVKPYWGLDLDSEHERYLSEQVYKKPVFITDYPKEFKAFYMRANDDGKTVAAADLLVPEIGELIGGSQREERLDKLEARMAELDMNKEDYKWYLELRKYGGTVHSGFGIGFERLIMYITGMENIRDVIAYPRTPGNAEF; this is translated from the coding sequence ATGCAAAACGTTTTAGTTAAAGATTTATACAAAAAAGAATTTGCTGACGGTGACCAAATCACTGTTTCTGGTTGGATTCGTACAATCAGAGGATCAAAACGAGTTGGCTTTATTGAATTAAACGATGGTTCATTCTTCAAGAATGTACAAGTTGTTATGACAAGTGATATGGAAAATTACGCTGAAGTTGTTAAGTTCCCAATCAGTACAACTATCAAGGTTGTTGGTGAATTGGCACTTACTCCTAAAGCTCAACAACCATTTGAAATTCACGCGACAGAAATCGTTGAAGAAGGTCCTTCTGACGCCGATTATCCACTACAAAAGAAGGCTCACTCATATGAATTTATGAGAACGATTGCTCACTTGCGTCCAAGAACAAATACATTTTATTCAGTCTTCCGTATTCGTTCACTAGCTGCTTTTGCTATTCACGAATACCTCCAAAAGAATGATTTCGTCTATGTTCATACACCAATCATCACTAGTTCTGATGCCGAAGGTGCCGGTGAAATGTTCCAAGTTACAACACTTGATATGAACAACGTGCCAAAGACTGATGAGGGTAAAGTTGATTACAACGAAGACTTCTTTAGAAAAGAAACTAACCTTACAGTTAGTGGCCAACTAGAAGTTGAACCATTTGCTTTGGCATTTAGAAATGTTTACACATTTGGTCCTACGTTTAGAGCTGAAAATTCACATACTGGACGTCATGCGTCAGAATTCTGGATGATCGAACCAGAAATGGCCTTTGCTGATTTGAAAGATGAAATGGATTGTTCAGAAGAATTGTTGAAATATGTTATTAACTACGTTATGGATCATGCCAAAGAAGAACTCGATTTCTTGAACGAAAACGTTGATAACACATTGATTGACCGTCTAAAAGCTACTGCTGGCGAAGAATTTGCCCATGTAACTTATACAGAAGCAATTGATATTTTGGAAAAAGCAACTGATGTTGAATTCGAAGTTAAACCTTATTGGGGACTTGACCTAGATTCAGAACATGAACGTTACTTGTCAGAGCAAGTTTACAAGAAACCTGTTTTCATTACAGACTATCCAAAAGAATTCAAAGCCTTTTATATGCGTGCTAATGACGATGGCAAGACAGTTGCCGCAGCCGACTTATTGGTTCCTGAAATCGGTGAATTGATTGGTGGTTCACAACGTGAAGAACGTCTTGATAAGCTTGAAGCAAGAATGGCAGAACTTGATATGAATAAAGAAGACTACAAGTGGTACTTAGAATTACGTAAGTACGGTGGCACAGTTCACTCAGGTTTCGGTATTGGATTTGAAAGATTAATCATGTACATCACAGGTATGGAAAATATCAGAGATGTCATCGCTTATCCTAGAACACCAGGTAATGCTGAGTTCTAG
- a CDS encoding alpha/beta fold hydrolase — MKKPLKWLLGIIITPVVLVSLAVIFVRGKEYQPSSSANIAAENSTIVNNTIKFQGDDSRPKVIFYPGALVDPQSYSIWANKVAQAGFSVYIVRFPLDLAVLNVNAASKIQGNSDYVIGGHSLGGTIACRYAKNHQEKLKGVFLLASYPEKKGNLHEIKVPILSLTGTNDGVLNYTNYKKAKKLLPINTIYEQISGGNHAGFGSYGKQKGDNPASISNRKQQNIVSKLLINWLNHSISE; from the coding sequence ATGAAAAAACCATTAAAATGGCTACTTGGCATAATCATTACGCCAGTAGTTTTAGTATCTTTGGCAGTCATATTTGTGCGCGGAAAAGAGTATCAACCCTCTTCATCTGCCAATATTGCTGCTGAAAATAGCACGATTGTCAACAATACCATTAAATTTCAAGGTGATGACAGCCGTCCCAAAGTTATCTTTTATCCCGGTGCTTTAGTTGATCCCCAAAGTTACAGTATCTGGGCTAACAAGGTGGCACAAGCAGGATTCAGCGTTTATATCGTCCGTTTCCCATTAGATTTAGCCGTACTAAATGTGAACGCCGCCAGCAAAATTCAAGGAAATTCTGACTATGTCATTGGTGGACATTCCCTTGGTGGAACAATAGCTTGTCGTTATGCTAAAAATCATCAAGAAAAATTAAAGGGTGTCTTTCTCTTGGCAAGTTATCCTGAAAAGAAAGGCAATTTACATGAAATTAAAGTACCAATCCTCTCACTAACTGGAACAAATGATGGTGTTTTAAACTATACCAATTATAAAAAGGCTAAAAAGTTACTACCAATTAATACAATTTATGAACAAATATCTGGTGGTAATCATGCTGGCTTTGGTAGCTATGGCAAGCAAAAGGGCGATAATCCAGCTTCCATTAGCAACCGAAAACAGCAAAATATTGTAAGCAAGTTGTTAATAAATTGGTTAAATCACTCAATTAGTGAATAA